The following proteins are co-located in the Ammospiza caudacuta isolate bAmmCau1 chromosome 32, bAmmCau1.pri, whole genome shotgun sequence genome:
- the LOC131569980 gene encoding LOW QUALITY PROTEIN: RNA-binding protein 10-like (The sequence of the model RefSeq protein was modified relative to this genomic sequence to represent the inferred CDS: deleted 1 base in 1 codon), which yields MEYERRGGRGDRTGRYGGAPPPSEDGSRSQRDHDYRDMDYRGYGGPPEGPPSAGTPPQGSYESSEPPRKRDPPREPPREPPALPFGADGDYRDQDYREGAEEEPRASTIVMLRMLPQAATENDIRAQLQAQGVQPREVRLMRNKSSGQSRGFAFVEFHHVQEAARWMEANQAGLTLLGHRVSLHYSDPKPKINEDWLCAKCGVQNFKRREKCFKCGVPKAEAEQRGPGGPRPELVPGGGGGLLPLPQPYGPTLGGPPGGSQGGTEPGADNANDTIILRNLHPQSSLESILAALAPFAALSAANVRVIKDRQTQLNRGFAFVQLSTIVEAAQLLQMLQALHPPLHIDGKSINVEFAKGSKRDVQGAGPGEGPPRASAASVASTAIAAAQWALSQAAPGGDTPWAGGEEPSADFSGFYQSEEPFPGPGPAPLQPRLPERRLGPAHRPRPAWPRPRQGPTAPPPVRRSRPRTPRGEGGEGQQGGALPPPRPPRRRPLPPPPPPRPPRPRPRDPPARPTRGPSRPRPQIRPPRGPPPAAPPSSDGFGQYPVPDVSTYQYDESSGYYYDPLTGLYYDPHSQYYYDAGAGQYLYWDGDRRTYVAAPPAEPPPGPPGTPGTPKEPKDKKEKHKTKTAQQFITCEATPRHETTPPNNPRPLAPHLPSGGRGQSAPGRSGRASFLLADLEPPRSYWPRGAAWGRGEARRAAAAGAGAAQEREQRGSG from the exons GGGTGGCCGTGGGGACCGCACGGGGCGTTATGGGGGTGCCCCTCCCCCCTCCGAGGACGGCTCCCGCAGCCAGCGGGATCACGACTATCGCGACATGGACTACAGGGGGTACGGGGGACCCCCCGAGGGACCCCCCAGTGCCGGGACCCCCCCTCAG GGCTCCTACGAGAGCTCGGAGCCGCCCCGGAAGCGGGATCCGCCCCGGGAGCCTCCCCGGGAGCCCCCGGCGCTGCCGTTCGGCGCCGACGGCGATTACCGGGACCAGGATTACCGGGAGGGCGCCGAGGAGGAGCCGCGCGCCAGCACCATCGTCATGCTGCGCATGCTGCCCCAGGCGGCCACCGAGAACGAC aTCCGGGCGCAGCTGCAGGCGCAGGGGGTGCAGCCCCGTGAGGTGCGGCTGATGCGCAACAAATCCTCAG GTCAGAGCCGTGGATTCGCCTTCGTGGAATTCCATCACGTGCAGGAGGCGGCCAGGTGGATGGAGGCCAAccag gccGGGCTGACCCTGCTGGGGCACCGCGTGTCCCTGCACTACAGcgaccccaaacccaaaatcaACGAGGactggctctgtgccaag tgCGGGGTGCAGAACTTCAAGCGCCGTGAGAAATGTTTCAAGTGCGGCGTCCCCAAAGCCG AGGCCGAGCAGAGGGGTCCGGGGGGTCCCCGTCCAGAGCTGGTTCCAGGTGGGGGAGGGGggctcctgcccctcccccagccctaCGGCCCCACCCTCGGGGGTCCCCccggggggtcccaggggggcACCGAGCCCGGAGCCGACAACGCCAACGACA CCATCATCCTGCGGAACCTgcacccccagagcagcctggagtcCATCCTGGCCGCGCTCGCTCCCTTCGCGGCGCTCTCGGCCGCCAACGTGCGCGTGATCAAAGATCGGCAAACGCAGCTGAACCGCGGCTTCGCCTTCGTGCAGCTCAGCACCATCGtg gaggctgcacagctgctgcagatgcTGCAGGCCCTGCACCCCCCCCTGCACATCGACGGCAAGAGCATCAACGTGGAGTTCGCCAAGGGCTCCAAGAG GGACGtgcagggggcggggcctggggaGGGGCCCCCCCGCGCCAGCGCCGCCTCCGTCGCCTCCACGGCCATCGCTGCTGCCCAGTGGGCGCTGTcacag gcagccccaggtgGGGACACGCCCTGGGCGGGGGGGGAGGAGCCCAGCGCTGACTTCAGCGGCTTCTACCAATCAGAGGAGCCCTTCCCGGGGCCTGGCCCCGCCCCTCTACAGCCCCGCCTACCTGAAAGGCGCCTCGGCCCCGCCCACCGGCCCCGCCCTgcctggccccgcccccgccaaGGGCCGACGGCCCCGCCCCCG GTGCGGAGGAGCCGCCCCAGGACCCcgcggggggaggggggggaggggcagcaggggggGGCCCTtccccccccgcgccccccccggCGCCGCCCCCTACCCCCTCCCCCACCGCCGAGACCCCCGCGGCCACGCCCTCGGGACCCCCCGGccag aCCTACTCGGGGCCCCTCAAGGCCGAGACCCCAAATTCGGCCCCCACGGGGGCCCCCCCCGGCCGCCCCCCCCAGCAGCGACGGCTTCGGGCAGTACC CCGTGCCCGACGTCTCCACCTACCAGTACGACGAGAGCTCGGGGTATTACTACGACCCCCTCACGGGGCTCTACTACGACCCCCACtcccag TACTACTACGACGCGGGGGCGGGGCAA TACCTGTACTGGGACGGGGACCGACGCACCTACGTGGCCGCGCCCCCCGCCGAgccccccccgggacccccgggcaCCCCCGGCACCCCAAAAGAGCCCAAGGACAAAAAGgagaaacacaaaaccaaaacgGCCCAGCAG TTTATCACTTGCGAGGCCACGCCCCGACACGAGACCACGCCCCCAAACAACCCCCGCCCCCTGGCCCCACATCTCCCCAGCGGCGGGCGCGGCCAATCAGCGCCCGGCAGAAGCGGGCGGGCCTCGTTCCTATTGGCCGACCTTGAGCCGCCGCGCTCCTATTGGCCGCGGGGGGCGGCGTGGGGGCGGGGCGAGGCGCggcgcgcggcggcggcgggcgcgggagCGGCCCAGGAGCGAGAGCAGCGCGGGAGCGGCTGA
- the LOC131570130 gene encoding 3-beta-hydroxysteroid-Delta(8),Delta(7)-isomerase-like encodes METSAHPYWPRALALPGYVAGARPGWQCAGAVAAAAAALFALGWALGGTGGGAKGGAKRSPARRLVLGWFLVCAGIHGVLEGYFSLRHRELPADTGLLADVWKEYAKADSRYMTSDDFTVAMETVTAWAWGPLSFLTFLALLRQHPARYILQLVVSLGQLYGDILYFATEARAGWAHSDPHPFYFWGYFVGLNGLWVLVPALLMLDASRELARAQRGHDRPRHKAH; translated from the exons ATGGAGACGAGCGCGCACCCCTATTGGCCGCGCGCGCTGGCGTTGCCGGGTTACGTGGCGGGCGCGCGGCCCGGCTGGCAGTGCGCAGgcgcggtggcggcggcggcggcggcgctgtTCGCGCTGGGCTGGGCCCTGGGCGGGACCGGGGGCGGGGCCAAGGGCGGGGCCAAGCGAAGCCCCGCCCGCCGGCTGGTCCTGGGCTGGTTCCTGGTGTGCGCCGGCATCCACGGGGTCCTGGAAGGATATTTCAGCCTCCGGCACCGGGAGCTGCCCGCCGACACCGGGCTGCTGGCCGACGTCT GGAAGGAATACGCCAAGGCCGACAGCCGCTACATGAC GAGCGATGACTTCACGGTTGCCATGGAGACGGTGACAGCCTGGGCCTGGGGTCCCCTGAGCTTCCTCACCTTCCTCGCCCTCCTGCGGCAGCACCCGGCCCGCTACATCCTGCAGCTCGTGGTGTCCCTGG gccagcTGTACGGTGACATCCTGTACTTCGCCACGGAGGCGCGGGCGGGCTGGGCTCACAGCGACCCCCACCCCTTTTATTTCTGGGGTTACTTCGTGGGGCTCAACGGGCTCTGGGTGCTCGTGCCCGCCCTGCTGATGCTGGATGCCAGCCGGGAGCTGGCGCGGGCACAGCGCGGGCACGACCGGCCCCGGCACAAGGCTCActga